From the genome of Mesorhizobium japonicum MAFF 303099, one region includes:
- a CDS encoding DUF2182 domain-containing protein, translating into MPDAFPRKTWRLRNLRGMPLGLLASLVVLTAAAWALTLYQTFSMDLPMGIAVRGGMEGMEGMAGMAMAGIAADGWSLAGIAAFLAVWTVMMAAMMLPAAAPMIFMFAAAQARRGQQVAVPTWIFVAGYMLVWAAAGLLVYVLVQFGSEFATSLDPPQRSKWAPLALGVTLGVAGLYQFTTLKHICLSHCRSPLAFVAQHWRDGRVGALEMGLRHGLYCFGCCWALFAVLVAAGVMSLAWMLLLTLIVFVEKLMQRGRRFEGALGIALVVLGIIVSLGAIDMPWMGG; encoded by the coding sequence ATGCCCGACGCGTTCCCCAGGAAAACGTGGCGGCTTCGGAATTTGCGCGGCATGCCGCTCGGCCTTCTCGCATCGCTCGTCGTGCTGACAGCGGCGGCGTGGGCGCTCACCCTCTACCAGACCTTCAGCATGGACTTGCCCATGGGCATTGCGGTGCGCGGCGGAATGGAGGGAATGGAAGGCATGGCCGGCATGGCGATGGCCGGAATTGCGGCCGACGGCTGGTCACTCGCCGGCATCGCCGCCTTTCTCGCTGTATGGACTGTGATGATGGCGGCTATGATGCTGCCGGCCGCGGCACCCATGATCTTTATGTTCGCGGCGGCGCAGGCTAGGCGCGGACAGCAGGTGGCCGTCCCGACGTGGATCTTCGTCGCCGGCTACATGCTCGTCTGGGCGGCGGCGGGCCTTCTCGTGTATGTCCTGGTCCAGTTCGGCAGCGAGTTTGCGACGAGCCTCGATCCGCCTCAGCGTTCGAAATGGGCGCCGCTCGCGCTCGGTGTCACGCTAGGCGTCGCCGGACTCTACCAATTCACTACCCTCAAGCACATTTGCCTCAGCCATTGCCGTTCGCCGCTCGCTTTCGTGGCCCAGCACTGGCGCGACGGGCGGGTTGGCGCGCTCGAGATGGGGCTGCGCCACGGGCTGTATTGCTTCGGTTGCTGCTGGGCGCTGTTCGCCGTGCTGGTCGCAGCGGGCGTCATGAGCCTCGCCTGGATGCTGCTTTTGACACTGATCGTCTTCGTCGAGAAGCTGATGCAGCGTGGCCGACGCTTCGAAGGTGCTTTGGGCATCGCTTTAGTGGTCCTCGGGATCATTGTATCGCTGGGGGCGATCGATATGCCTTGGATGGGCGGCTAG
- a CDS encoding DUF1326 domain-containing protein, translating to MNAVPQWRLAGDWFDICSCDIPCPCEFAQRPTGNHCQGVLAWHVREGQYGDVKLDGLTLVALGEFEGNLWAGEAKAVMGMYLDEKANESQREALQAIFGGHAGGWPAGFAANVGEMRGMEFVPITFEVAGDLATWRVEIPGLVVGRVEALSGPTTPPGKRVQTINPPGSEVGPGQVATWGRSVEVSTKGFGLDWIGTARSSKHIPFDWTGPS from the coding sequence ATGAATGCAGTGCCTCAATGGCGGCTCGCAGGCGACTGGTTCGACATCTGCAGCTGCGACATCCCTTGCCCTTGTGAGTTCGCCCAGCGGCCGACCGGCAATCACTGCCAGGGCGTGCTCGCCTGGCATGTGCGCGAGGGCCAGTATGGCGACGTGAAGCTCGACGGCCTGACGCTGGTGGCGCTCGGCGAGTTCGAAGGCAATCTATGGGCCGGCGAGGCAAAGGCCGTGATGGGCATGTACCTCGACGAGAAGGCGAATGAGTCGCAGCGCGAAGCCCTGCAGGCGATCTTCGGCGGCCACGCCGGCGGCTGGCCGGCGGGCTTTGCCGCCAATGTCGGCGAGATGCGTGGCATGGAGTTCGTGCCAATCACTTTCGAGGTGGCGGGCGACCTCGCCACCTGGCGGGTCGAAATTCCTGGCCTCGTCGTCGGCCGCGTGGAAGCGCTTTCCGGTCCTACAACACCGCCCGGCAAGCGGGTGCAGACAATCAATCCGCCGGGCTCGGAGGTCGGCCCGGGCCAGGTTGCCACCTGGGGGCGTTCTGTCGAGGTGAGCACCAAGGGCTTCGGGCTAGACTGGATCGGCACGGCCCGCTCGAGCAAGCACATTCCATTTGACTGGACCGGCCCGAGCTAG
- a CDS encoding DUF2948 family protein — MALKLIALDDQDLSIVSAHVQDAVMKVSDLEFLPAAKRFVLTMNRFVWEAKSGLFRQHNERRQAVLHFDRVLGAKTNGIARDKPAEVLSLLAISFIEISKPAGIVELIFSGGGTIMLDVECIEARLADIGGAWEATSRPIHKA; from the coding sequence ATGGCCCTCAAGCTTATCGCGCTCGACGACCAGGATCTGAGCATCGTCTCGGCCCATGTCCAGGACGCCGTGATGAAGGTGTCGGACCTCGAATTCCTGCCTGCGGCCAAGCGTTTCGTGCTGACCATGAACCGTTTCGTCTGGGAGGCGAAGTCGGGCCTGTTCCGCCAGCACAATGAGCGGCGGCAGGCCGTGCTGCATTTCGACCGGGTGCTGGGCGCCAAAACCAATGGCATTGCCCGCGACAAGCCGGCCGAGGTGCTGTCCCTGCTGGCGATCAGCTTCATCGAGATCAGCAAGCCAGCCGGCATCGTCGAACTCATCTTTTCGGGCGGCGGCACCATCATGCTCGATGTCGAATGCATCGAGGCCCGCCTTGCCGACATTGGCGGCGCGTGGGAAGCCACGTCGCGCCCCATTCACAAGGCTTGA
- a CDS encoding TadE/TadG family type IV pilus assembly protein: MLRTIRAFWHDQRGIALILVSVTLPALIGFSLLAIDMSRVNNLHNDLQKAADAFALAGAAELDGLPGSWARAERAMATLVTNQAAFSTVGTNGRFTLTSGQPGGTARCNSAGNISWCFLKTIPASDATPVSSANYANATQSIGEDETVFVEVTVAPTGFAAIFPASFLTGNAASNSFNVAAKATAGFTSGVCDYTPVFMCNPYEDTSITGGVTLEQAAQTRQYRRRQIVLRGDGSYFPGNFAFLSSPFGNGANKLEQMLADSKPQNCYSRDGVDTEPGQNAGPVENGINSRFGIDSSNYSDGPAVNVRKGAKNGSQFVKSNKVNYETDPTKGVGLERDSCQIAGNCTLMGGRMGAGDWNFARYWAANHPTRAVPAALSGTGTNLPTRYEVYRYEIDNNIYQDPAVGGETGIPPAAAGTPISIPDRRLLYGAILDCNALQASGTNFNGRQTGIPVRRFGSFFITEPIKDGKNIYVELVDITGKGGNGTLDNYLRDEAQLYR, from the coding sequence GCTGATCCTCGTCAGCGTCACGCTGCCGGCGCTTATCGGCTTTTCCCTGTTGGCCATCGACATGAGCCGGGTCAACAATTTGCACAATGATTTGCAGAAGGCGGCGGACGCCTTTGCATTGGCTGGAGCCGCCGAGCTCGATGGCTTGCCCGGTTCATGGGCCAGAGCCGAACGCGCCATGGCGACACTAGTTACCAACCAGGCCGCATTCTCGACCGTTGGCACCAATGGCCGGTTCACCTTGACATCAGGGCAACCAGGCGGCACCGCACGCTGCAACAGCGCCGGCAACATTTCGTGGTGCTTCCTGAAGACCATACCTGCGTCGGACGCAACTCCGGTCAGCAGTGCAAACTATGCCAATGCTACGCAATCCATCGGCGAAGATGAAACCGTATTCGTCGAAGTGACGGTGGCGCCGACCGGTTTCGCCGCGATATTCCCGGCGTCGTTCCTGACGGGCAATGCGGCCAGTAACAGCTTCAACGTCGCTGCCAAGGCGACTGCCGGGTTCACATCGGGCGTCTGCGATTACACACCCGTTTTCATGTGCAACCCGTATGAGGACACAAGCATCACCGGCGGCGTCACGCTGGAGCAGGCGGCACAAACCAGGCAATACCGCCGCCGGCAGATCGTGCTGCGCGGCGACGGATCCTATTTTCCCGGCAACTTCGCTTTCCTGTCTTCTCCGTTCGGCAACGGCGCCAATAAACTCGAACAAATGCTCGCCGACTCCAAGCCACAGAATTGCTATTCGCGTGACGGCGTCGACACCGAGCCGGGCCAGAATGCCGGGCCTGTAGAGAACGGTATCAACTCGCGCTTTGGCATCGATTCGTCAAACTACTCGGATGGACCCGCGGTCAATGTGCGCAAGGGCGCCAAAAACGGCAGCCAGTTCGTCAAGAGCAACAAGGTCAACTATGAAACAGACCCGACGAAAGGTGTCGGGCTTGAGCGCGATTCGTGCCAGATCGCCGGCAACTGCACCTTGATGGGCGGCCGCATGGGCGCCGGTGACTGGAATTTCGCGCGCTACTGGGCCGCCAATCATCCCACACGTGCCGTGCCAGCGGCGCTATCAGGAACCGGCACCAATCTCCCGACACGTTATGAAGTCTATCGCTACGAGATCGACAACAATATCTATCAGGATCCTGCGGTCGGTGGCGAAACGGGTATCCCACCCGCTGCGGCAGGCACTCCGATCTCGATCCCAGACCGCCGGTTGCTTTACGGCGCAATCCTGGACTGCAATGCGCTTCAGGCTTCGGGCACGAATTTCAACGGCCGCCAGACGGGGATTCCGGTCAGGAGGTTCGGTAGCTTCTTCATCACCGAGCCTATCAAGGACGGGAAGAACATCTACGTCGAACTGGTCGACATCACCGGCAAAGGCGGCAACGGGACGCTCGACAACTACCTGCGCGACGAAGCGCAGCTCTACCGGTGA
- a CDS encoding TadE/TadG family type IV pilus assembly protein — protein sequence MFKMLSRYLGRFRHDQRGAVMVEMTLITPLMLVLSAGVFEFGNLIHDKLLMEAGLTDAARYAARCNSQLYTDSGLAAINCTTTAANIAVYGKPSVTVVNGAVTDTPRVSGWQTSNVTVTTNNSCQDTVVGGVTQYRSTTAQVCTVRASGTYPYTGVGMLSFIGIGPITLQGSHDERLIRF from the coding sequence ATGTTCAAGATGCTGTCCCGATATCTCGGTCGATTTCGACACGACCAGCGCGGCGCGGTGATGGTCGAGATGACACTGATCACCCCGCTGATGCTGGTCTTGTCTGCCGGGGTGTTCGAGTTCGGCAATCTGATCCATGACAAGCTGCTGATGGAGGCCGGGCTTACAGACGCCGCTCGCTATGCCGCGCGCTGCAACAGTCAGTTGTATACCGACTCCGGGCTGGCGGCGATCAACTGTACCACCACTGCCGCGAACATCGCCGTCTACGGCAAGCCATCTGTAACCGTTGTCAACGGCGCAGTAACCGATACTCCGCGCGTCAGCGGCTGGCAGACATCGAATGTCACCGTGACCACCAACAACTCCTGCCAGGATACCGTGGTGGGCGGCGTTACCCAATATCGCTCTACCACGGCACAAGTCTGCACCGTACGCGCGTCCGGTACCTACCCATACACCGGCGTCGGGATGCTGTCGTTCATCGGCATCGGGCCGATCACGCTTCAGGGCTCCCACGACGAGCGGTTGATCCGGTTCTGA
- a CDS encoding TadE/TadG family type IV pilus assembly protein: MIQRFAKSEDGAAMVEMTIVSTLLFSLVLGFVDFGYAFYQWNAATKAVQVGARLAAISDAVATNLATAGPISSPGAPIVAGAYGPFVCTYTAGTGGCSNGGGFSAANFSRIFRGDTANTNDDACPNLATNQRPGMCHFFPGLLRSNVVVTYSATGLGYQTRLSGPVPTITVSLQNRTFQFFFLQGLMGFANINMPSMLSTVTGEDIKSTWP; this comes from the coding sequence ATGATCCAGCGTTTCGCAAAATCAGAAGATGGCGCGGCGATGGTGGAAATGACCATCGTATCGACGCTGCTGTTCTCGCTTGTCCTGGGCTTCGTCGATTTCGGCTATGCGTTCTACCAATGGAACGCGGCCACCAAGGCGGTGCAGGTCGGCGCCCGGCTGGCGGCGATATCGGATGCGGTGGCAACCAACCTCGCGACCGCGGGTCCGATCTCGTCTCCCGGCGCCCCGATTGTCGCCGGCGCCTATGGTCCCTTCGTCTGCACCTACACCGCCGGCACGGGCGGCTGCAGCAACGGCGGCGGCTTCAGCGCCGCCAATTTCAGTCGCATCTTTCGTGGCGACACCGCAAACACCAATGATGACGCCTGTCCCAATCTGGCCACCAACCAGCGGCCCGGCATGTGTCACTTCTTCCCGGGCTTGCTGCGCAGCAACGTCGTCGTCACTTACTCGGCCACCGGCCTTGGCTATCAGACCCGGCTAAGCGGTCCGGTGCCGACAATCACGGTCAGCCTGCAGAACAGAACCTTCCAGTTCTTCTTCCTTCAGGGACTGATGGGTTTCGCCAACATCAACATGCCCTCCATGCTGAGCACGGTCACGGGCGAAGACATCAAGAGCACCTGGCCATGA
- a CDS encoding L,D-transpeptidase, which yields MTLPGRDGLVPRLAGTCVLGLLLAMSAQGFAEARSGLSDRPPLPAMGPSLRKAVSFATTEQPGTIIIRKSEKALYLVTRQGQALRYQISVGRDGFGWTGVVKVGAKTEWPQWRPPREMRARQPELPELVPSGPYNPLGARALYLLRDGRDTLYRIHGTNDPSGVGFDGTSGCFRLTNTDVIDLFKRVPVGTKVVVQ from the coding sequence ATGACGCTGCCCGGTAGAGACGGCCTCGTCCCCAGGCTGGCCGGCACCTGCGTGCTCGGCCTGCTGCTGGCGATGTCCGCCCAGGGCTTCGCCGAGGCGCGGTCGGGGCTTTCGGATCGGCCGCCTCTGCCGGCGATGGGACCCAGCCTGCGCAAGGCGGTTTCCTTCGCGACCACCGAACAGCCGGGAACGATCATCATCCGCAAGAGCGAGAAGGCGCTTTACCTGGTGACCCGCCAGGGCCAGGCATTGCGCTACCAGATCAGCGTCGGGCGTGACGGATTTGGCTGGACCGGGGTGGTGAAGGTCGGCGCCAAGACGGAATGGCCGCAGTGGCGCCCGCCCCGGGAAATGCGCGCGCGCCAGCCGGAACTGCCGGAACTGGTGCCCTCGGGTCCTTATAATCCGCTCGGCGCACGGGCGCTGTATCTGCTGCGCGACGGCCGCGACACGCTCTACCGTATCCATGGCACCAACGATCCCTCGGGCGTGGGATTCGATGGCACATCGGGCTGCTTTCGCCTTACCAACACGGATGTGATCGATCTTTTCAAGCGCGTGCCAGTTGGCACCAAGGTGGTGGTTCAATGA
- a CDS encoding adenylate/guanylate cyclase domain-containing protein has translation MTLVDDRLLESKMTKVEQARAWSPRVISKFETLIKSADDHSLYRVNPLAFARDRAIAEAEAIDLFLHAARCGLFDMSWDVLCPQSGMVLDSFGALRTLKTHYVCGLCDVSGDTDLDDFIEVTFSVSPKLRRLPYHDPETLPVEDFHWKLHFGHDGRLPGQDVRFLDVLRGFVRGMTFLPPGTTTVLRADLGPGALSGVNVQTQAAFAVPISGDRGLAPTLLKIDYDGKRFLPAMPAVPPGPIVIEVANRGPVRGSLLVINWPPELVALTTKPTLDFDPYVSGGALLARQTFRQLFRSERVDEKEGLGIRQITFLFTDLKGSTAMYERLGDLNAYALVREHFALVNAAVQQHSGAVVKTIGDAVMAVFSQPSDAISAALHVFEEIDRFNGDHDGPGIILKIGAHCGPSIAVTLNDNLDYFGQTVNVAARVQSLAEAGQICISEALYSAPGVREMLAGHRVVAFDAPLRGVQGDATVYRIMRE, from the coding sequence GTGACGCTAGTCGACGATCGTCTTCTCGAAAGCAAGATGACCAAGGTGGAGCAGGCGCGAGCCTGGAGCCCACGCGTGATCTCGAAATTCGAGACGCTGATCAAGAGCGCCGACGACCACTCACTCTATCGCGTTAATCCGCTGGCCTTTGCTCGCGACCGCGCAATCGCCGAGGCTGAAGCAATCGACCTCTTCCTTCATGCCGCCCGCTGTGGCTTGTTCGACATGAGCTGGGATGTGCTGTGTCCCCAGTCCGGGATGGTGCTCGACAGTTTCGGCGCCCTGCGCACGCTGAAGACCCACTACGTCTGTGGCCTGTGCGACGTATCGGGCGACACCGACCTCGACGACTTCATCGAGGTCACCTTCTCGGTATCGCCGAAATTACGGCGCCTGCCTTACCACGATCCCGAGACACTCCCTGTTGAGGATTTTCACTGGAAGCTCCACTTCGGACATGACGGGCGGCTACCGGGGCAAGACGTTCGCTTTCTAGACGTTCTGCGCGGCTTCGTTCGGGGCATGACGTTTCTGCCGCCCGGCACCACCACAGTGCTCCGCGCCGACCTGGGACCGGGCGCCCTTTCTGGCGTCAACGTCCAGACCCAGGCCGCATTCGCTGTGCCAATATCAGGCGATCGGGGGTTGGCGCCGACACTTCTGAAGATCGATTATGACGGCAAACGCTTCTTGCCGGCGATGCCCGCTGTGCCACCTGGCCCGATTGTCATCGAGGTAGCGAATAGAGGGCCAGTGCGGGGTTCGTTGCTTGTCATCAACTGGCCGCCCGAGCTTGTTGCGCTGACCACCAAGCCGACGCTCGATTTCGACCCTTATGTTTCCGGCGGAGCGCTGCTTGCACGGCAAACCTTCCGCCAGCTCTTCCGGTCCGAACGTGTCGACGAGAAGGAGGGGCTCGGCATCCGGCAGATCACCTTCCTGTTCACGGACCTCAAGGGTTCGACCGCCATGTATGAGCGCTTGGGTGACCTCAACGCCTATGCTTTGGTCCGCGAGCATTTCGCACTGGTCAACGCGGCGGTTCAGCAACATTCCGGAGCGGTGGTCAAGACGATTGGGGATGCGGTGATGGCTGTATTCTCGCAGCCGTCGGATGCGATTTCGGCCGCACTCCACGTCTTTGAAGAAATCGATCGCTTCAATGGCGACCATGACGGGCCGGGGATCATCCTCAAGATCGGCGCCCACTGTGGACCGTCGATCGCCGTGACCCTCAACGACAACCTCGATTATTTCGGCCAGACCGTGAATGTCGCCGCGCGCGTGCAGTCCTTGGCGGAAGCCGGACAGATCTGCATTTCCGAGGCGCTCTATTCCGCGCCCGGGGTTCGCGAAATGCTTGCCGGCCATCGTGTCGTTGCTTTTGACGCGCCTCTTCGGGGTGTGCAGGGTGACGCAACCGTCTATCGCATCATGCGCGAATAG
- the murA gene encoding UDP-N-acetylglucosamine 1-carboxyvinyltransferase yields MDRIRIVGGNKLAGSIPISGAKNAALPLMIASLLTDDTLTLENVPHLADVEQLIRILGNHGVDYSVNGRREKQNEGYSRTINFSARNIVDTTAPYELVSKMRASFWVIGPLLARMGEAKVSLPGGCAIGTRPVDLFLEGLQALGADLDVDTGYVIAKTKNGRLVGNRYVFPKVSVGATHVLMMAASLAKGETVLENAACEPEIVNLAECLNAMGARISGAGTPTITIDGVESLSGARVRVIPDRIETGTYAMAVAMTGGDVVLEGARPELLQTALDVISQTGAEITQTNSGIRVKRNGAGISPVDVTTAPFPAFPTDLQAQFMGLMTMAKGKSRITETIFENRFMHVQELARLGAHITLSGQTAIVDGVAKLKGAPVMATDLRASVSLVIAGLAAEGETTVNRVYHLDRGFERLEEKLSNCGAVIERISA; encoded by the coding sequence ATGGATCGCATCAGAATTGTCGGCGGCAACAAGCTTGCCGGAAGCATTCCGATCTCGGGCGCGAAAAACGCCGCTTTGCCGCTGATGATCGCCTCGCTTTTGACCGACGACACGCTGACGCTGGAAAACGTGCCGCATCTGGCCGATGTCGAGCAGCTGATCCGCATCCTCGGCAATCACGGCGTCGATTACTCGGTCAATGGCCGCCGCGAGAAGCAGAATGAAGGCTATTCGCGCACCATCAACTTCTCCGCCCGCAACATCGTCGACACGACGGCGCCTTACGAGCTGGTGTCGAAGATGCGGGCGTCGTTCTGGGTGATCGGCCCGCTGCTGGCCCGCATGGGCGAGGCCAAGGTGTCGCTGCCCGGCGGCTGCGCCATCGGCACGCGCCCGGTTGACCTGTTCCTCGAAGGCCTGCAGGCGCTTGGCGCCGATCTCGATGTTGACACCGGCTATGTCATCGCCAAGACCAAGAATGGTCGCCTGGTCGGCAACCGCTATGTCTTCCCCAAGGTCTCGGTCGGCGCCACCCATGTGCTTATGATGGCGGCTTCGCTGGCCAAGGGCGAGACAGTGCTGGAAAACGCCGCCTGCGAGCCTGAAATCGTCAACCTCGCCGAATGCCTCAACGCCATGGGCGCCAGGATTTCCGGCGCCGGTACACCGACCATCACCATCGATGGCGTCGAATCGCTGTCGGGCGCGCGCGTGCGCGTCATTCCCGACCGCATCGAGACCGGCACCTATGCCATGGCGGTCGCCATGACGGGCGGCGACGTCGTGCTCGAAGGCGCGCGGCCGGAGCTGCTGCAGACCGCGCTGGACGTGATTTCGCAGACGGGTGCCGAGATCACCCAGACCAATTCCGGTATTCGCGTGAAGCGCAACGGCGCCGGCATTTCGCCCGTCGATGTGACCACGGCGCCCTTCCCGGCCTTCCCGACCGATCTGCAGGCGCAGTTCATGGGCCTGATGACCATGGCCAAGGGTAAGTCGCGCATCACCGAGACGATCTTCGAGAACCGCTTCATGCACGTCCAGGAACTGGCCCGGCTCGGCGCCCACATCACGCTTTCGGGCCAGACGGCGATCGTCGACGGCGTGGCGAAGTTGAAAGGCGCGCCGGTCATGGCCACCGACCTTCGCGCTTCCGTCTCGCTGGTCATCGCCGGCCTCGCTGCCGAAGGCGAGACCACGGTCAACCGCGTCTACCATCTCGACCGCGGCTTCGAGCGGCTGGAGGAAAAACTGTCCAACTGCGGCGCGGTGATCGAGCGCATTTCCGCCTGA
- a CDS encoding ribbon-helix-helix domain-containing protein, whose product MNDSATSPLADSDRLLPPIETEDFGLEFRVVARGGMRRGIRLERAFWTSLKQMAENRKCTIGMLIDEIAESHANSGNLTSAIRVACMRGLADENQTLRRLASIKTINAILVACPSPAFALSSSKRILTFNAPFQQLVRRQLPVAPSEDARHDLKLALDLNVADIFARLDANGETPVATGFVIGAGDRRYRGQLTAVRAPVLEPELLMAFVFGG is encoded by the coding sequence GTGAACGATAGCGCCACCTCCCCTCTTGCCGACAGCGACCGGCTGCTTCCACCCATAGAAACAGAAGATTTCGGGCTGGAATTCCGGGTTGTGGCGCGCGGCGGCATGCGACGCGGCATTCGTCTGGAGCGGGCATTCTGGACCTCGCTGAAGCAGATGGCCGAAAACCGCAAATGCACGATCGGCATGCTGATCGACGAGATCGCCGAAAGCCACGCCAACTCAGGAAACCTGACATCGGCAATCCGGGTGGCCTGCATGCGCGGATTGGCCGACGAAAACCAGACCTTGCGAAGGCTTGCATCGATCAAGACCATCAACGCCATTCTGGTCGCCTGCCCATCACCGGCTTTTGCGCTCTCGTCGTCGAAGAGGATCCTGACCTTCAACGCGCCGTTCCAGCAACTGGTCAGGCGGCAATTGCCGGTGGCGCCAAGCGAAGATGCGCGCCACGACCTGAAGCTTGCCCTGGATCTCAATGTCGCTGACATATTCGCGCGGCTCGACGCCAACGGCGAAACACCGGTCGCCACCGGTTTCGTCATCGGCGCGGGCGACCGCCGCTACCGGGGGCAATTGACCGCGGTGCGGGCGCCGGTGCTCGAGCCGGAGTTGCTGATGGCCTTCGTTTTCGGCGGCTAA
- a CDS encoding AAA family ATPase has translation MNAINTKVTPTKRKQVALFSSDPNFKRDVATRLDALAIYDVRVSETDDFLKGPPADTRPGIVILDLGGGDLLGKPGIVEARALWATVPLIAVSDELTSEQTRVLVRMNASDWLHKPLDGKELLNAVTFHDTGNQGAKSRIITFISASGGAGATTLALSAAEFLASKSTERAASTCLVDLDFQSANCGAYLNLFNQFDLAGIISQPERLDVELMDVIKLTRPSGLTLYAFERPQLPFEPHGSDFVFRLLDLVAYRFDDIVIDLPNIETPWHNSVLSTSDEIFIVFELNVASLRQGKRLYKKIRELRGNAVSITLVANKHKRKWFGNHFSRSELEKIFKAPHIKSVALDNALLTDALNRAILPSEVDGRARFNKDLKKMFKERLDDAAR, from the coding sequence ATGAACGCCATCAACACCAAGGTTACTCCGACCAAGCGAAAGCAGGTGGCGCTGTTTTCGTCGGATCCGAATTTCAAGCGCGATGTGGCGACGCGGCTCGATGCGCTGGCGATCTATGACGTCAGGGTTTCGGAGACGGACGACTTCCTCAAAGGGCCGCCCGCCGATACGCGCCCGGGCATCGTCATTCTCGATCTCGGCGGTGGCGACCTGCTGGGCAAGCCCGGTATTGTCGAGGCACGCGCGCTGTGGGCGACGGTGCCGCTGATCGCGGTTTCCGATGAGCTGACGTCGGAACAGACGCGCGTGCTGGTGCGCATGAACGCCTCGGACTGGCTGCATAAGCCGCTCGACGGCAAGGAACTGCTCAATGCTGTGACCTTCCACGATACCGGCAACCAGGGCGCCAAGAGCCGCATCATCACCTTCATCAGCGCCAGCGGCGGCGCCGGCGCCACGACGCTGGCGCTGTCGGCGGCCGAATTCCTCGCCTCGAAATCGACTGAGCGCGCGGCTTCGACCTGTCTGGTCGACCTCGACTTCCAGAGCGCCAATTGCGGCGCCTATCTCAATCTGTTCAACCAGTTCGATCTCGCGGGCATCATCAGCCAGCCGGAAAGGCTGGATGTCGAGCTGATGGATGTCATCAAGCTTACGCGTCCTTCCGGCCTCACCCTCTACGCATTCGAGCGGCCGCAACTGCCCTTCGAGCCGCACGGCAGCGACTTCGTCTTCCGGCTTCTGGACCTTGTCGCCTACCGCTTCGACGACATCGTCATCGACCTGCCCAATATCGAAACGCCCTGGCACAATTCGGTGCTGTCGACCAGCGACGAGATCTTCATCGTCTTCGAACTCAACGTCGCTTCGCTGCGGCAAGGCAAGCGGCTCTACAAGAAGATCCGCGAGCTGCGCGGCAATGCGGTCAGCATCACGCTGGTCGCCAACAAGCACAAGCGCAAATGGTTCGGGAACCATTTTTCGCGCAGTGAGCTCGAGAAGATATTCAAGGCGCCGCACATCAAATCGGTGGCGCTGGACAACGCCCTTCTGACCGATGCCTTGAACCGGGCGATCCTGCCCTCCGAAGTGGATGGCCGGGCGCGCTTCAACAAGGATTTGAAGAAGATGTTCAAAGAGCGGCTCGATGACGCTGCCCGGTAG